The Oncorhynchus tshawytscha isolate Ot180627B linkage group LG16, Otsh_v2.0, whole genome shotgun sequence nucleotide sequence tgccatgtctaatgtgtaatcatgtgatatttgagtgactcggACATTACTACAAAATCTATCGGCTAAAAAACCAAGCtaaaaaacattagctgacatgggctagttgatctggacatttctgacaagttataaatagctctctaaggtctgcaatgactgacatgaccaGAGGAAAACTGATGATTCACTAtccaatttcgaaattgcacatTGTACTAcaacaactttcaagagtaagttgaaagctGGACTGAGTTCCTGAAAAAATAAAATCTAATAATAaattggactgtagcctacagaaaCCTATTCCTGTGCTTTTCCcacaatccatcaaacacatttggtgtgtcatcatagtggtcagaCTATCAGGCGGAACAAACTTAAAACTTGTTCCTTtatcaatgctgatttgaatgtcattgagaaaacagaaagctGTCATAAAGTATTTTAATTACGCAAACatcttttctgaatttaaaagtaatcctagaagtaatcatctagtttttcaaaagtatctttaAGCTGGTTACAatttttttgctggtaacgtaacagattacagttaggTTTTTGTAATCAGTTACATATAACAGATTACATGTCATATGTTACTCCCCAATCCTGTACACAACCCAGGTATTTCAGCAGTACATTGTAGCACTGATAAAGAATGATTATGTTTTTACAGCCACCCTCATAAATGATTTGGTTTTACCTTCCAACATAAGTTGATGTAAAAGGATACAtttgaggtaaaaaaaatatcaaatttgacAGCAGACAAGAAAATCTTATAGTTAATTGAATATTTCATTTTGAAAAGCAGATAGTTACAGTAGATTGAATATCTGTCCAAATTGAAAGAGTGATTTAGTGCAGTGACCAAGTGACTTTGtgaatttttttgttgtaaaaatGTACCACATATTTGCGAAAATTGCACCAGTGATTGAAATAAAACGAACTGTGAGATACAGAAGCTGAATCTCACCTGTGCACTGAAGTCAATGAGTTTGGGGAGCTGCACACGGTTGCCCTCATCACTCTTCAAGAAGTCCAGCAAACTGcctaaacacgcacacacatacacacaaacagaattCAATGACAGAAATACACTGACAGGAAATGTACTGTACGGTAATGTAAATGTGTACAAAATGTCAAACTGTAGTGTTCATACCCTTTTCCATGAACTCTGTGATGATGTAGATGGGTTCTTCTTTAGTAACCACAGCGTTCAGACGGACCAGCTTGTCGTGCTGCAGGGCCTTCATCAGGTTTGCCTCGTCCAGGAAAGCCTCCACTGACATGGTGCCAGGCTTCATGGTCTTCACTGCCACCTTGGTGTGCTTGTTGTATGTAGCTACAGTAAAAGACACAAAGACAACCACATTAGCCATGCTCAGTTCACAGCTCGCAAAAAGCAAGATGTTTTCAGAATACATATAAACTTATTCTGATCTCCCAGTAATGGTCCAAGCATCACCTTCTCGGAATGTTTGAGTAACTCACCCATCCAGACCTCTCCGAACTGGCCAGCCCCGAGCTTCCTATCAAGTTTGAGGGACTCCCGAGGGATCTCCCAGGCATCCTTCTCCCAGGGCTTCTGGGGCTTGGGACTGAGGCAGGGGCTGGTCAAGGCCTGGCACAGTCCATCTCCCTGCTCTATAGGAAGCAAACACATCCAATGAGAGTAAGACATCCACACACAAAGCTCTGAATCAAACAGGACATTAACTGAATGTATTTTTTACCTGTACATAacacacattaataaacacaTAGAAAGTAAACACTGCTGGAGGCCATATAGACCATGTGCCCGTATTCAGAACAGGCAGCCAGCAGAGGGGGCTGTTTACCTCTGTCACCATCCGCTTTAGTAACAGTGACTGctggcttgacaatctggaccctctatttctgaaactatccgccgccattgtcgcaacccctataaCCAGCCTGCacacctctctttcatatcgtctgagatccccaaggattggaaagctgccgcagtcatccccctcttcaaagggggagacaccctggacccaaactgttacagacctatatccatcctgccctgcctatctaaggtcttcgaaatccaagtcaacaaacagatcactgaccatctcgaatcccaccgtaccttctccgctgtgcaatctggtttccgagccggtcacgggtgcacctcaaccacgctcaaggtactaaaggatatcataaccgccatcgataaaagacagtactgtgcagccgtcttcatcgacctggccaaggctttcggctctgtcaatcaccatattcttatcggcagactcagtagcctcggtttttctaatgactgccttgcctggttcaccaactactttgcagacagagttcagtgtgtcaaatcggagggcatgttgtccggtcctctggcagtctctatgggggtgccacagggttcaattctcgggctgactcttttctctgtatatatcaatgatgttgctgcgggcgattccctgatccacctctatgcagacgacaccattctgtatacttctggcccttccttggacactgtgctttctaatctccaaacgagcttcaatgccatacaacactccttccgtggcctccaactgctcttaaacgctagtaaaaccaaatgcatgcttttcaaccgttcactgcctgcacccACACGCCCGATTAGcttcaccaccctggatggttcctacctagaatatgtggacctctataagtacctaggtgtctggctagactgtaaactctccttccggactcatatcaaacatctccaatctaaaatcaaatctagagtctgctttctattccgcaacaaagcctccttcactcacgccgccaaacttaccctagtaaaactgactatcctaccgatcctcgactttggcgatgtcatctacaaaatagctttcaatactctactcagcaaactggatgcagtttatcacagtgccatccgttttgttactaaagcaccttataccacccaccactgcgacctgtatgctctagtcggctggccctcgctacatattcgtcgccagacccactggctccaggtcatctacaattccatgctaggtaaagctccgccttatctcagttcactggtcacgatggcaacacccacccgtagcacgcgctccagcaggtgtatctcactgatcatccctaaagccaacacctcatttggccgcctttccttccagttctctgctgcctgtgactggaacgaattgcaaaaatcgctgaagttggagacttttatctccctcaccaactttaaacatctgctatctgagcagctaaccgatcgctgcagctgtacatagtccatcggtaaatagcccacccaattgacctgcctcatccccatactatttttatttatttacttttctgctcttttgcacaccagtatctctacctgcacatgaccatctgatcatttatcactccagtgttaatctgcaaaattgtaattattcgcctacctcctcatgccttttgcacgcaatgtatatagactctttttttctttttttctactgtgttattgacttgtttattgtttactccatgtgtaactctgtgttgttgtctgttcacactgctatgctttatcttggccaggtcgcagttgtaaatgagaacttgttctcaactagcctacctggttaaataaaggtgaaataaaataaaaaaaataaaatccatagagatagatagagaactCTAGTTGGATTTTTGCATGGACATtgccacagtatgagtcataatacccatataaCCTAGCGGTCAAaaaaggaaatggttccaatcctttttctaccattcatttttcccatagtggATATTAtgaacacttaaaataagggctgtgtttcgtgtaggcttaccctggtgtgaaGTTTTGATAACCGTCTAAATCTTCCTAGGTCAAGGTGATTTTTACCAATATATTTGCCTGTACTTACCCCCCAagatgaaatgctaattagctgctaatgtggctatcataaaggactacaaatgccatgatgatctggatgagactgccaaattgaggcaaaggtaagaatctctggattacctatctaatgttagctaaatttagaaattaataaattgacaaaatgtatttaaatggacaattctgtgaactgtcttgtgcaagttttttTTACACAATGCATTTTAGCAAAGGTGGCAACTAGAGATGACGttcaggagcttgcagggatttgtagtcttacatgatgtctactttgacgCTAATTAGCCAttttgaatctgagagtaaatagagccggatacattgataaaagtcacattgtctgagagagatttacatgattatcaaaacgtcacaccggggtaagcctacacaaacaGCCATTATTTTGAAGTGTTTGTCAAATTCCCTTTGggaaacatttatggtggaaaaaggattggaaccatttccctgtttgacctcaAGGTTTTCTCAGTAGTATGTGCTATGTgcattatgacacctccactgtggggctatAGAGggctatctatctctatgggtgTATCCCTGTGTATTATGGTGGTCTGGCCATGCTGTTGGCACTCACTTTTATAGTGGCTGACCAGTTCCTGCAGGTTGTTGAAGGTGATGCGTGGAGAGATGTAGAAGCCACCGTTATCCAGTGTACGGATCTTGTAATGCTTGACTGTGTCTCCTGATTGGGAATCACTGTCCCTTACGGATAAGGAGTAGCTGCCTGTAGTAGGACGGAGAGAGGGTGTTAGCTTGCTAAATGTGTACacgtttgtttgtatgtgtgtatgtataagaGCTTTTTAACTTGCTCACCCTTGGTGGTCTCACTGTCACGGATCATGAACGATCCCGTTTTGTTTGCTGATGCTAGCAGCTGCCTCTCTGCATCTTTCCTGCTCACTCCTTTATAGAACCACCTGGATGATGGTACATTTATTTCACACTGATTCCTTTGAGCAGCTCTACTCATAAACTATTCACACAGTGCACTGATAAAACACTTACTCTTCGGTTTCAAGTCTGTCTATGGCTACATAGTTATTGGGGATGTAGCCTTCCTTGCCTGTGCTAATTAACTGTGCTCTCCACCATTCtccagatctagagagagagagagagagtgggtataggtAAGCTATACACTGCTTTGTATGGGTAATGATGTATCTTGTTTGTGTGTAAATATCAGGTACACTCACTCCTGTAAGATTTTAAGCTTGTCTCCCTTCTTGAAGTCCAGGTCTCCATCATTTAAACCCTCATAGTCATACAGTGCAATGGCAATGCTCTCAGTACCTGGAGGGGGCAGAgaacataagtgtgtgtgtgtgtgtgtgtggtgtgtgtgtgtgtgtgtgtgtgtgtgtgtgtgtgtgtgtgtgtgtgtgtgtgtgtgtgtgtgtgtgtgtgtgtgtgtgtgtgtgtgtgtgtgtgtgtgtgtgtgtgtgtgtgtgtgtgtacgcatgcaCACATATGACAAAGAAAGACTTGTGGGTGACATCGTGTGCAACTTTACATTGTTAATACAACAACAGTGCCTTGCCTGGGTCACTTCATGTCTTACTGTTATATCAGTGGAGAgatcatctctgctgtcctgtgtGATCAGGCTCTGAGTGGTCTATTTCAACCCACACACGCTCACTCCTTTCACCCTCATACATTATGTGGCCTCATTACATGACAACAAACGGTAATCTATTTTAGAcacacagtgtgttagtgtgctgcTCAAaatacagtgtgatacagtaatAGTTCCTCCATCACAGACTCAAGTAAGCAATGTGAGTACTGTAACTTTTCTGCGTTATACTCACCATTAGAGGGGACTGGAGGGGCAACGGTGATGGTTCTGTTCTGTAAAGACAATGAGATTAGAGTTTTGAAGGAGAACCATGAGAAATGTAGTATGGAACATAGTATATTATAGTTGTAGCATAGTATGGTTGGGAGAAAGTGaatgagacagagaaggagatgtGTGGTCAATGACAGACTAAGCAAgagtgagatagactgacagaaAATAGGAATGTAAGTAAAACAGAAATAGAGGAGAGACATGTCAATTCAGTCACTAAATGTCTGTTCAATGATCGCAAACACATTTCTGCGCTTGTTGGTTGTGCTACTTCCTCTTCCTCATTCTAAATAACAGCCCTGAGTCACATCCCTGCTACtgtagcacataatgttctgagaaccagaTGTTTCTTAGAGCTTAGAGAGAGCCTGGTTGTCCTAaagttattttgcatacaaccatCCCACAAATGTCTGggattggtgcaggatagttgcttggctttggaacattttcAGCACATTTATGGAACTTGACAGAAATGTTCTtagtatttcattactttaacagaacattTCCCAAAAGTtgaaacatggttacatttcatttcaattttggtaatgttctaggaacattATCTAAtcggtttgacattgggaatgttctcaaatagttcagagaatgttACAAAAAATAatattcttctgtgggaatttcagtacttcagcataacggtTCTATTAAAAGTCATGTTATCAAATTGTTCTGAGAAcgttaagaaaactttccataaaaaacaagaaatatacattccattctcagcatcaacaaaactctctgtatcctctattttgttaagtgtgttcaggtgtgttggccgtgcccactaattggccaaACCTGATCTTATTGAGTGCTTTTCCCTTTGAAATAGGGTTTGTTTGAATAGATTAAAATTAACAGCTTTGTATGCttaaaaaaacatggcatgctagctccacgCTGGTGGattaattccatggatagagaacagaagattataggtttgaatctcactgatgccatgtcacaataaaaataaatgtgtttgcatgatgaACGCCCAAGTAATTTCCATGCGTCTTATCTGCGCTTGGAGTTCAAGAAAGTTTACCCCAAATAAGCTATCAAAGTTATTAAAAGAAGTTTTAAAGGAAGTCATtcaaaaacctccaaataaccCACAATTTTCATTCTCAGAGTGTTAATAAGGCCTCCCAGGAAGactttcaaggaaccagagtaaaatgttctcagaacctccatGAGAACTAAATTTAAACGTTCCCCGACAGGCTAAATGTTTACTTATTTTCATATGGCATTTCTTTTTCCATTAAAaaacaacctttatttaactaagcaagtcagttaagaacaaattcttatttacaatgatggcctaacaaaagacaaaaggcctcccgcggggacgggggctggaattaaacataaataaaatatatctataggacaaaacacacatcacgacgagagagacaacacaacactacataaagagagacctaagacaacaacattgcaaggcagcaacacatgacaacacagcatggtagcaacacaacatgttaCAAACATTtgttcccacaaccaatgtgaaaccaaaaacatttgatcccacaacttccaaggaactaGATGTGATAGCTGGGTTTACAATTAACACACATGAAGTAATGACCACCCCAGACACCAAAGGAAACCTACTTACAGATCAGTATCTTGCTCTTGGCAACAGAATAGAGTCTAGCAGTAATAATAATGTGTCCACTCACAGCCTTGGTCCCTGTGGTGGGGTCTTTGACGTAGTGGGTTGTCTGAGTCTGGTTGAGAGAGTCACCATTGACCACACCTTTGCTGCTGGGATCCTGCTGCTCCTTGGACCCCACACAGCCCATAGTGGAAGAACctaaaaatgtgttatttcaaaaATATCAGTCAGAATACAATGTCTGTTCACTAAATTTGGACTGGTAACGCAAGGTGGAGAGAGTGTAAAAATGGCACCATAGCAGTGCTAAGTCAATGTATTATGAAGTGTTTACTACAAGATACTGTATGGATATACTTGCCTTATGCTCTGAGGGTGACCGTTTACTGTAATATTTCCCATACAGCTGTTACACAGCTGTTTAAAAGCTACAAAATGCTCAGTCATAATCACCAGTGACACTCAACTAGAAACACGCAGCCCCGCCCTTGGGCCAGCAGGTTAAAACATTTGCTAAATGGTGATTGGTGGCATGAAGAGCTTTTTCTTTTCAACTTAAACCAGTCATATGGTCTGTGTAAAATATTTACAAGAGAGAAATTAGACAGGGGTAATTATTTTGATTTAATAGAGtctatgtctgtgtgagagagataggacTTGTCATTTTATTATTCATCTCTGTTGAAATAAACAGATGAGCTGCAGTATTAAaatgaaagggaaagggggatgcctagtctgttgtacaactgaatgcctttaACTGAGACGTGTCagcgtgaaagagagagaaagagagatgaagggaagaagTGATGTTTTTCAGTCTGAGAGATACCCTTACTCTAACCTAACATAATTAAATttgtaaatattcacttacctttccATTTAAACTGTATTCCTCTTTGTCACAGCAGGGTCAGTTTATTTTTAACAGTTAAAGTTGAACTTGCAGCAAAACTATTTAAGGCTAAATGGTTATTGTGATTGAACCTTTTCCAATCCATCATATTATGCTTCTCCATGCCAGTATGCCAGGCTACAGGTATAggaacaccccccccctcccctctctccggttCTCAGAAGAAGATGCTTCTTCCAAACCATCAAGTGTTATATCTTGAAAAATTGTCTCTGGTGGTTGGCCAAACCTTTCTCATCCATTTACAAACCTCCTCAGCCTCTTATCAACCACTCACATCGTCCATTAATCTCATCAAACCATGACACACATGGCATGTACTTCCTGTACAGAGGAAGTTAACTGGAGGTGATGATCAGACCATAGACGCAGAGAACTACCCTGCTCTTTAGA carries:
- the hck gene encoding tyrosine-protein kinase HCK, whose product is MGCVGSKEQQDPSSKGVVNGDSLNQTQTTHYVKDPTTGTKANRTITVAPPVPSNGTESIAIALYDYEGLNDGDLDFKKGDKLKILQESGEWWRAQLISTGKEGYIPNNYVAIDRLETEEWFYKGVSRKDAERQLLASANKTGSFMIRDSETTKGSYSLSVRDSDSQSGDTVKHYKIRTLDNGGFYISPRITFNNLQELVSHYKKQGDGLCQALTSPCLSPKPQKPWEKDAWEIPRESLKLDRKLGAGQFGEVWMATYNKHTKVAVKTMKPGTMSVEAFLDEANLMKALQHDKLVRLNAVVTKEEPIYIITEFMEKGSLLDFLKSDEGNRVQLPKLIDFSAQIAEGMAYIEQRNYIHRDLRAANILVSKALVCKIADFGLARIIEDNEYTAREGAKFPIKWTAPEAINFGSFTIKSDVWSFGILLTEIISYGRTPYPGMTNPEVIRSLESGYRMQRTDSCPQELYDIMLECWKNKPEDRPTFEYLQSVLEDFYTATESQYQQQP